CACCGGCAATAGGCTTCGCGGGTCAATGGGAACTTTGCCGCCTTTGAGGCTTACGATATCGATAGGGAAGCCAGCAACCCTGACTACATCATAGAAATGTACCAGTTCACTGAACCATAACCCGGTCTTGTCGGAATCTTTTTTCATGGTTCCATGGCTTGTGACGATTGCCAATACTTTCTTTTTCAATGGAAAACCTCCTTTACGGTGCGATAAGAACACATTTTATCACATTTTCGCGATATTTGCCTTTTTTCCTCACTCGCAAGAAATTTGTTTGCCAATTTTTTCTTATAAAGTACTGGGGAGCAGTCTAGCTGAAAGGAGTCGTTTTCGAATCAGAATGCCTAAATATGCCGCTATAATAGCCTTTAGGATGCCCACAGGAAGGAATGGCATAAACCCTGTCATAAAAGCTGCATTCCAGGAAATGGATGCGACAAATTTCAACCATGCCATCCCGAAGGCAAGGGTGATTACCATGCCCAATAAGTTGGCCCCAATGGCATGTGGGGTTGTGAAGCCTTTCCTTTCGAGCCAATACCCGGTCAGGAATGCGGCGGGAATGAATCCGAATAAGTAGCCGCCTGTCGGTCCGAATACTATACCGAGACCGCTCGTGAAGCCGGCAAAGACAGGAAGGCCAATGGTCCCTAGAGCTAAGTAGACAAGAATCGTATATGTACTGAAGCGTGAACCAATGATGGTTGCAAAAAGGCCGACCGCTAACGTCTGGCCTGTGATCGGGACGAGCGGGAGAGGGATTGTGACTTGAGCCAAAATGGAAAGAATGGCTGCATACATGGCGATGAACATCATATTTCTAGTCTTTAAACTGCTCACGGTTCTTCCTCCTTGATTATAAGTTAACTAATATTTGTTTAAGGTTAACACATTAATTTCCGTTTGGGTAGTGAAACCGCGGTCAGAAAATTCTAAAATTATCATACATTTTTTTACAATGATGATATAATTAATGAAGAAATACCTATAAATTTATGAATTGAAAAGGGGGAATAATGTGAGCAAAAAGGCGAAGGTGCTGCCAATAGTCATTCTGTTGGCTCTTTTTAGTTTGTTTTACTTTTATAATCTTAATGTAGCAACTGCCTTGCCGGATGATGACTGGGGACGGGCAACACAAATGGATGGAGCTTCAACTTACCCTATGCAGCAATACAGCTTTGTTGAGGGTGATAAGATTCATACTTATGTTCCGGGCGATAATGATGTAAGGTATAACGTATCGGATGAGAATTACAAGAAAGTCGATGAGTCGATTATCCCGATTGATGCAGATATCAACACGCCGATTTGGGGGGATGGCCAGAGAATTTTATATTTACAGGATGGCAATTTGCAATTATATGATAATGGGAAATCAGCAATCATAGACGAAGGAGTTGTCTGTTTTTACCCTGGTGAAGAGGAGATTATATATTGGAAAGAGAAAGAGGTTTTTACCTATAAGGCAAGCGTTAATAAATCCAGCTTGCTGATTACCATGAAGGCACCAATCAGTCATGTTGCTACTGCGAACGGGGATGACAGCGTACTTATTTCTACTAATCCTACACCGCAGGATTATCAATTTTATTTATACATAGGAAACGATCTGTTGGAGCTTACCTCTTGGTCTTCCTTTAATAGTGCTACGGTTGAAAATATTCTTTATGATTCAAATGGCCAGGAAGGGTCTATATTAATTGAATCCTTTAATATGTCGCAAGGAGAACGCACCAATATGGCCAATCTCATCACCTTCAGCCATAAAGATATGGAGGTGAGCGGGAATGAGCAGATGTTATTTGCAGATAGCAGAACTGGGGCAAAGCTTGCTAATCCGCGGTATTTCAATTTCCGGTATCTTGACGGCAGACGAGAGTTTTTATTCGTATCGGAGGGGCAAAGAGAGGGAAAGAAGACCGGGTATAATGTTTATTATGCGAATGCCACCCAGGATGGCCAATGGATAGGAATGAGAAGAAGCACCTCTCTTGAAACTAGCTTGAACCCTCGCTGGGCCGGTGATAGCCATATCTTATGGCAAACCTTTGACGGCAAGGAGTATCATACCTTTGGCACCTATAACGGTAATGAGTATGTTGAGTCAACGATGGCGAAGACTAAGGACGATTATCGTACAGCTATGTATGATTTTATCAGCGGAATCTTCAGCAGCTTTGTTATGATTTTCTTTGGATTTGTATGGGTCATCCCGCTTATAATCTTTTATGCAGTGTTGACGTTTGTGCGAAGGGATGATTTTGAAACGGATAAAAATTGGGCTGAACCGGCCGGGGTTATTATCTATATAGTAACGGTCGTATTCGTTTTTAATAATGTCTTATCAGAACAATTGTTTTCACTGGCACCGGCCTATCTGACCTTCCCATACAGCATGGTCGTATGGCCATTGGTGATTGGAGTCGTATCTTATTTTCTCTATAAATATGTGACTGATAAAGATATTGGGCTATATGCCGGAATCTCATACTATATAGGATTGAACATTTTGATGATGACTGGTTTATTTGGACCTTATCTCATCTGACTCTTTTGCCGGACATTCTCTTTCTGAGGAGAATGTCTGGTTTTATTGTGTCTTATACGGAAGAAATTCTGAGCGCTCTCTTTGCTTCAGCATATGATTGAAGATGCGGTAATGATAAAGGAACGCGTCGAATGGAAGTGGTTCATCCTGGAAATCATAGGAGGATAGGAACAGCTCTAATTGTTCGGTAAATTCGTTGTCATCAAGGAGTCCGTGAAGATATAATGGGTATTCATATGTTTGATAAAGGGATGAAAGGCCATTTTCCATGAATATGGCTTCTATTTGTGTTTTGTGCATTTTTCTCACCTCTAGCAAACAGTATCGGATGGACGTGGGTGATTTATTCATTTAAAAGAGGATGGAAGGGGGCAGTTTTGTGGAAGAATCAGCTTTTAAGCTTGAGCAGGAAAGGCTGGAATTTATCCGGCAATATATGAGCGTTGTAATTGATACCGCGAGAACGAGCAAGGAACGGTTTCTGGCGAAGATGAAGGAAACCTTCGCCGATACCGATTGGGAGGAAAATACGGAATATGGCCAGCTTTTGACGACGGCCACATTTTATCAAATGTCCAATGATGAATGGGAGAGCCTGAAGCGCGCCTTGCCAAAACCGTACTTCGCCCGAGTGGATTTCGTGCCTTCTGAGGCTGGTCAAGCCGAACGATTATATATAGGCAAGACTTCTTTGTTCCAGAGGGACAATCAGGAGCAGCTGATTATTGATTGGCGTTCTCCGATTGCCAATCTGTATTATGACGGAAGGCTAGGGCATGTTTCCTATACGTCTGAGGGAGAAACATACGATGGAGAGATTACGTTAAAGCGCCAGCTGATGATTGAGGATGGCGAGCTTGTGGACTTGCGGGATATTGATTTGACAACGGTGGATGAATTATTGCAGGAAACTCTAGCGAAGAGCTCGGCGAGCCGGCTCACAGAGATTGTAGAGACCATCCAAGAGGAGCAAAACGAAATCATTCGGGCTGATCTTAATAAACCAATCATTGTTCAAGGAGCGGCCGGAAGCGGGAAGACAACAATCGCGCTGCACCGCATCTCCTATTTTCTCTACCATTACAAGGATGTATTTAACCCGGCAGATTTATTGATACTGACACCAACTGTCCTCTTCATGGAATATATACAAGAAGCCTTGCCTGATTTGGGGGCTGAGCGTGTACGGCAAGCAACCTATGCCCAATATGTCGAGGAGGCTATCGGGAAAAGAATCCCTCTCGCTAAAGACGAAAAATTGACGGAGGTTCTTTCTGGAGGAAATTCGACCGCTAAGCTTTCCAGAATTAAGGGAAGTTCCCTTTTTCAGCAGATATTGGACCATTTTTGTGAGGAAATAAAAAGCGGTCTTTATTTCCATGAGGATTTCAAGGTCGATAAATTCAAGCTCTACCCAGCCAGCAAATTAAATCATTTACTTACGAAGGAATATACATACCTGCCGCTCTATAAACGTGTCGACAAGCTGAAGAGTCTGCTGCAGCAGCAGGTGAAGCGGCAAAAGGATGAAATGCTAAAGAAAATCACGGCCCATTATGACGGCAAAATTGAGAAGGGGCTAAATTTCAAAGGGGACGAGAGAAAGAGAAAAGCCTATATTTCAGAAGTCTTAAAACGAAAGGACATGCGATTAACAGCTTTTAAGGATGAGCTGAGGAACACTGTCCCGCGCTATATCAGATTGGTCAAGAAAAGCAGCACCTTCACCCATTATAAAGATCTCTTTTCCAATCCTGAAAGGATGTATGATTATGCAGGAGGGGCGCTGATGATGGAGGATGCGGCAGATTTATGTGCCTATAGCCAGCAAATCTTCGCAAAAAGGAAATACGAAATCGAGGATCTTGGTCCGCTTCTCTATTTGCATGCAAAGCTTTATGGGGTTCATCCAGACCATCGGGCCAAAAATGTGGTCATAGATGAGGCCCAAGATTATAGCTTCATGCAAATTGCCGCTTTAAAAACAGCGCTTGAAACCGATATGTTCACATTGGTAGGCGATCTTGCCCAAGGGATTCACTCCTATCGCTCCATTACAAGCTGGAAGGAAATTTCAGAAAAAATCTTCCCGCGTGCAAGCTACAAAGAATTGAAAAAAAGCTATAGGACCACCATTGAAATCATGAATGAGGCAAACAAGCTTCTCGATAAGCTGCCTTATGACTTTCCAGTCGTTGAACCGATTGTCCGACATGGTGAAATGCCGCGGTATATACAATACGAAAATATAGAGCAATGGGCAGAAGGCGTTGCCAGACAAACGGCAAAGTGGAGAGAAGAAGGTTACCATACATTTGCTATCATTACTAAAACAGCGAGTGATGCGAGGATTGCCCATAAAGTGCTCCATGAGAACGGGTATAAGGCATGCCTGCTGGAAGAAAAGATGTCCATTCCGAAGGATGAGGCAGTCATCGTTCCTTCTTATCTATCGAAAGGGCTTGAGTTTGATTGCGTCATCGCCTTCAGTTACGATGAAGTTTATAGGGAAGAAAATGAAACAGATTTAAAATTACTGTACGTGACGATGACAAGGGCCATGCATAGACTTCAGCTGACAAGCAAAGAAGAAGGGG
This DNA window, taken from Pradoshia eiseniae, encodes the following:
- the helD gene encoding RNA polymerase recycling motor HelD, whose protein sequence is MEESAFKLEQERLEFIRQYMSVVIDTARTSKERFLAKMKETFADTDWEENTEYGQLLTTATFYQMSNDEWESLKRALPKPYFARVDFVPSEAGQAERLYIGKTSLFQRDNQEQLIIDWRSPIANLYYDGRLGHVSYTSEGETYDGEITLKRQLMIEDGELVDLRDIDLTTVDELLQETLAKSSASRLTEIVETIQEEQNEIIRADLNKPIIVQGAAGSGKTTIALHRISYFLYHYKDVFNPADLLILTPTVLFMEYIQEALPDLGAERVRQATYAQYVEEAIGKRIPLAKDEKLTEVLSGGNSTAKLSRIKGSSLFQQILDHFCEEIKSGLYFHEDFKVDKFKLYPASKLNHLLTKEYTYLPLYKRVDKLKSLLQQQVKRQKDEMLKKITAHYDGKIEKGLNFKGDERKRKAYISEVLKRKDMRLTAFKDELRNTVPRYIRLVKKSSTFTHYKDLFSNPERMYDYAGGALMMEDAADLCAYSQQIFAKRKYEIEDLGPLLYLHAKLYGVHPDHRAKNVVIDEAQDYSFMQIAALKTALETDMFTLVGDLAQGIHSYRSITSWKEISEKIFPRASYKELKKSYRTTIEIMNEANKLLDKLPYDFPVVEPIVRHGEMPRYIQYENIEQWAEGVARQTAKWREEGYHTFAIITKTASDARIAHKVLHENGYKACLLEEKMSIPKDEAVIVPSYLSKGLEFDCVIAFSYDEVYREENETDLKLLYVTMTRAMHRLQLTSKEEGAFILG
- a CDS encoding biotin transporter BioY, with the translated sequence MSSLKTRNMMFIAMYAAILSILAQVTIPLPLVPITGQTLAVGLFATIIGSRFSTYTILVYLALGTIGLPVFAGFTSGLGIVFGPTGGYLFGFIPAAFLTGYWLERKGFTTPHAIGANLLGMVITLAFGMAWLKFVASISWNAAFMTGFMPFLPVGILKAIIAAYLGILIRKRLLSARLLPSTL